ATCTTGCTATATTGTTCTCAACCAATAACCAATTTGAATTTAGCATTGGATTCGATTTCGTATCATGCCTTTACTTAATTTGGGGTTTAGACTTGTGGAAAACCCCGAACCTGATGTCTTTGTTTAATTTGAAACCTTCCTTCCAATGTCCTGTCTTTGTTTAACTTGTACTGATAAGTTCAATTAGACTTTAGGGTCCTGTTTTGATTTCATTAGTAATTGTCTTTTGCTCTCTCTTCCTAGTACTCACGGATTAGGATTAGTGCCTTCGGAGACTAGTTTCTCATCTTGCTCCTGAGAGTCAGACAAGCCTACAACGACGCACCCTGAACTTCATTCCCGACGTCAACTACTTAGCTGAACAACAACCCTTGTTGCATTTTTCTGGATATGCTTTTGATTCTGTAGCGGATGTGTTGTTTGCATTTCATTTGGTCCTACTTCTTTGATGACGAAAATAGCTTATGGTCTTCGGATCCTTGAATTTGTGTTCAACATAAAATCATATCTTGCCCCCTTTAAggaatcaaattttcaaatcatcgTCTGACACTAGGTAAAAAGAATGAAAGACCAGGGCGGTTTTGGTGATGCTGAGCATGAGGTTCTACTATACTTGCTTGCAGACTACAAGTGGAATTGAGTATCAACTCTAACGGTGTACTAGTGATGGGTTCCGTTCAAAATACAGTTTACTACTGTTGTGTGTCAAGGGGTGACCGGATCCTCTACGTGTATAGTGGCGGAGAAGGTGAAATTGAGAACTTGGCTTCCTTGTGTTTGGAAAAGACTCCTCCTTTTCATAGGTGGTATTTTGAGACGGTGGGTAAAAGGACTTATGGTTTCTTAATTGAAGATGCCTATGTTTATTTCACAATTGTTGATGATAGTCTGGGCAATACCGGGGTTCTTCAGTTTTTAGAGCATTTGAGAGATGAATTCAAGAAGGTAGCCAGGAAGGGTTTAAGGGGAAGTTTGTCAAGTGTTATGAGTTCTGTTGGCATACAAGAACAGCTAGTTCCTGTTATCCACCGCTTGATCACCTCCTTGGAGAATGTTTCTCATGGTGGTAGTAATTGGACAGCTGAAGCTTCTCCGTCACTTCATGCTGGTCTTTCTCCTTCACCAAGTAGTGCAAATGGTCAAATTGAAGTTGCCAATTCTACAAAAGCCCCTCTGTTGGGGAAGTCCAGCAAGCAAGACAAGAAGAAGGCTAAAGAGCATGTGATTGCAGTGAGAGACATCGAGTTGGAGGAACATAGGAAATCTACGGATAGAGGAGTCAGTATTGACTCAGCTAATTCGGGTTCCAATAACCAAGCTGGAGCAGGTTCTTCAATTGCATTACAAAAGGATTTGGGATCAATGAGGATTAGGTCTCAAAGCATTCGAAAGAAGTGGTGCCGCCAAGTGCGAATTGTCCTTGCCGTTGATGCAGCTGTTTGTGTTATACTGTTTGTGATTTGGTTACTTATTTGTCATGGTATCGAGTGCATCCGTTGAATATGTTGTGATCGGTGTCTAAAGTGGAGCTTGAGATCGTGACTGGAGAGGTGGAAAATCATGTCATCAAGAAACAGTTGTCGCAGAGAAGTCTACGGGAGTCACATGTTAACCTTCTGAATGATGTTTCTGCGTCTATTTGACTTGAAGGTACAGATGGTGGAGGAATTTGTTGTATAGTTGGTTCTACAGTTTCTGTGCTTCTTGTGCATATGCAGATTTAGAAAATTATAAACTTGTGAGTCAGTCGGGAGCGTTTGGATGCCTTTATGCAATTTCATAATATTCTCTTGTACTTGCTGCTGGGATTTTTGGTAGTGCTTTGTGTATCGTATCATCATCACCATGCAATGAATGAAGCGTTCTGTTGGAAAGTCGTTTGCTTAACCTTTTTCTTGTTTAATATTTGTTCATTTTAAAGCCATCTATGTTTCCTATTTCTTGGTTTCTTCCTTGACCTAACCGTCAGGGAAGAATGGATGGCTTCCAAGCAACAAGGCAAATACTTATAATCTTTGCATTCCGACCATTGCATTAACCGGTCATGTTCCTCGCCCCGAGAAGGGTGGCTGGCATGCACAACCGTTCGAGCAAACCGTTTCAAGGGGAACATTTGCTTACTATAATGATGATGCGGCATCGATAATAttgcaaataaattaaaagagttGTTAAGAGGGAATCGGATTTTTTACGACATATTTTCAATGGAGAGGAATGCAAAGTAACACGAACCCATCAAACCA
This genomic stretch from Pyrus communis chromosome 2, drPyrComm1.1, whole genome shotgun sequence harbors:
- the LOC137724267 gene encoding phytolongin Phyl1.1-like — encoded protein: MGSVQNTVYYCCVSRGDRILYVYSGGEGEIENLASLCLEKTPPFHRWYFETVGKRTYGFLIEDAYVYFTIVDDSLGNTGVLQFLEHLRDEFKKVARKGLRGSLSSVMSSVGIQEQLVPVIHRLITSLENVSHGGSNWTAEASPSLHAGLSPSPSSANGQIEVANSTKAPLLGKSSKQDKKKAKEHVIAVRDIELEEHRKSTDRGVSIDSANSGSNNQAGAGSSIALQKDLGSMRIRSQSIRKKWCRQVRIVLAVDAAVCVILFVIWLLICHGIECIR